In Fibrobacter sp. UWP2, the sequence ACCGCAAGGCCAATCACCTTTACTTTGTAGACGAAACCTTCGAGGTGGGCATCATGCTCATCGGTTCCGAAGTCAAATCCATCCGTGACGGCAAATGCACCTTGGGCGAAGCCTGGGTCGACATCGACGAGAACAAGGACGAACTGTGGCTCGTGGGGGCGCACATCGACGAATACCTTTTTGCAAACCGGTTCAACCACTTCCCGGCACGCCGCCGCAAACTCCTCGCCCACACGCACGAAATTCAAAAAATGCGCAAGGCGAAGGAACTCAAGGGTTGCACAATCGTCCCCCTAAAACTTTACTTTAAAAACCGTTACGCGAAACTTGAAATAGGAATATGCCGAGGCAAAGATCAAAGAGA encodes:
- the smpB gene encoding SsrA-binding protein SmpB; amino-acid sequence: MPKKEQNTPVIQNRKANHLYFVDETFEVGIMLIGSEVKSIRDGKCTLGEAWVDIDENKDELWLVGAHIDEYLFANRFNHFPARRRKLLAHTHEIQKMRKAKELKGCTIVPLKLYFKNRYAKLEIGICRGKDQRDKRQDIINREAKLEIARIAKARR